From Phragmites australis chromosome 5, lpPhrAust1.1, whole genome shotgun sequence, a single genomic window includes:
- the LOC133918308 gene encoding proteasome subunit alpha type-6-like: MSRGTGAGYDRHITIFSPEGRLYQVEYAFKAVKSAGVTSIGVRGKDSVCVVTQKKVPDKLLDQMSVTHLFPITKYIGLVATGLTADARSLVYQARNEAAEFRFKWGYEMPVDVLAKWIADKAQVYTQHAYMRPLGVVAMVLGYDEEKNAQLFKCDPAGHFFGHKATSAGLKEQEAINFLEKKMKDDPQFTYDETVQIAISALQSVLQEDFKATEIEVGVVRKEDRVFRALTTEEIDQHLTAISERD; this comes from the exons ATGAGCCGCGGCACTGGCGCGGGGTACGACCGCCACATCACCATCTTCTCCCCAGAGGGCCGCCTCTACCAAGTCG AGTACGCGTTCAAGGCGGTGAAGTCGGCGGGGGTCACGTCGATCGGCGTGCGCGGCAAGGACTCCGTCTGCGTAGTCACCCAGAAGAAAGTGCCG GATAAGTTGCTGGATCAGATGAGCGTGACACACCTGTTCCCGATCACCAAGTACATCGGATTGGTTGCCACTGGCCTCACAG CCGATGCAAGGTCATTGGTTTACCAAGCAAGGAACGAAGCAGCTGAGTTTCGTTTCAAATGGGGTTACGAGATGCCTGTAGATGTTCTAGCAAAATG GATAGCAGACAAAGCACAAGTTTACACACAGCATGCCTACATGAGACCCCTTGGAGTAG TTGCTATGGTCTTGGGCTACGACGAAGAGAAAAATGCCCAACTTTTCAAGTGTGACCCTGCTGGTCACTTCTTTGGACATAAg GCAACTAGTGCCGGGCTTAAGGAGCAGGAAGCAATAAATTTtctggagaagaaaatgaaggatGACCCACAATTCACCTATGATGAAACTGTTCAG ATCGCAATTTCTGCATTGCAATCAGTTCTGCAGGAAGATTTCAAGGCCACTGAGATCGAG GTTGGTGTTGTGAGAAAAGAAGATCGTGTTTTCAGAGCGCTCACAACAGAGGAGATCGATCAGCACCTGACGGCAATTAGTGAACGGGACTGA
- the LOC133918310 gene encoding uncharacterized protein LOC133918310: MGPVGPRVAADPAGSGAPPPPKELDGRGASIGGAAEGSASRPVVIGMGDLRAGISESSDQEKACLHPCNKKAIPQLAAEGATQCGDRLSLLPQAGVVQAEAACLTLGRDSNAASVARGKENIGTDLQPKPDAEHDENRMSAVRLGLDLNAVDCSDAAEHNPFFPYKKLGQSKVSDPSECGSTTGATEESESHRKWREMKQNGFLSSSHGTAVVPRPRGRPPKRKRDDEFKKIISTQNGQTNKFMKVAAPSGLLSGLNPGIINHVRNSKQVYSIIKAMVHSERLENESQPVCTSRTGERGKEVYERIQDQKYGGSLMNCHFMMKDNNAAFHQGLPTASQFLPEDGDDLKLQLSSAVTMASDRTCSTSDNDHASKHDYMTLLSVKAASVASQWLGLLHQDIRGRLAALKRSRKRVRNALHTELPYLISTEFSSNQENESSIANSSEAGCTDKAVSEAHVARWKSLFVQMDRALQEEGKHLENRLKQVQEMQLNCDKGLKHMTCDAPLLGPMAELWKLKNLEISESEWAVQAAAASIYSTCNMVMRTENVPCF; the protein is encoded by the exons ATGGGCCCCGTGGGGCCGCGCGTGGCCGCGGATCCCGCCGGATCgggcgcgccgccgcctcccaag GAATTGGACGGGAGGGGTGCCTCCATCGGTGGTGCTGCTGAGGGGAGCGCGTCGCGGCCGGTGGTGATCGGAATGGGAG ATCTGAGGGCAGGAATTTCGGAATCTTCGGATCAAGAAAAAGCATGTTTGCATCCATGCAACAAGAAGGCTATTCCTCAATTGGCTGCTGAAGGTGCCACACAATGTGGAGATAGACTATCTTTATTGCCTCAGGCTGGGGTAGTTCAGGCAGAAGCTGCTTGTCTGACCTTAGGTCGTGATTCCAATGCAGCATCAGTGGCACGTGGTAAAGAGAACATTGGGACAGATCTCCAACCTAAGCCTGATGCAGAACACGATGAGAATAGGATGAGTGCTGTGCGTCTTGGATTGGACCTTAACGCAGTAGATTGTTCTGATGCAGCAGAGCATAACCCCTTCTTCCCTTACAAGAAGCTGGGGCAGTCAAAGGTCAGTGATCCATCAGAATGTGGCAGTACTACTGGTGCTACAGAAGAAAGTGAGTCGCATAGAAAGTGGAGAGAAATGAAGCAGAATGGCTTTCTTTCATCATCTCATGGAACTGCAGTGGTGCCTAGGCCACGTGGTCGACCCCCCAAAAGGAAAAGGGACGATGAATTCAAAAAGATCATTTCAACACAGAATGGCCAGACTAACAAGTTTATGAAGGTTGCTGCTCCTAGTGGCCTATTATCTGGGTTAAACCCCGGAATCATAAACCATGTGAGAAATAGCAAGCAAGTTTACTCCATAATAAAGGCTATGGTACACTCCGAGAGGCTTGAGAATGAGAGCCAGCCTGTTTGTACTAGTCGAACAGGTGAAAGAGGGAAAGAAGTTTATGAGAGAATCCAGGACCAGAAATATGGGGGTAGTTTGATGAACTGCCATTTCATGATGAAAGATAATAATGCAGCATTTCACCAAGGACTGCCTACCGCATCACAATTCCTTCCAGAGGATGGCGATGATCTTAAATTGCAACTCTCATCAGCAGTCACTATGGCTTCAGATAGGACCTGCAGTACATCAGACAATGATCATGCATCTAAGCATGATTACATGACTCTATTGTCAGTAAAAG CGGCCAGTGTTGCTTCTCAGTGGTTGGGACTGCTGCATCAGGACATAAGGGGGCGCCTTGCTG CTTTGAAGCGCAGCAGGAAGAGAGTCAGAAATGCCCTTCACACGGAACTGCCTTACCTGATATCAACAGAATTTTCATCTAACCAAGAGAATGAATCATCCATTGCAAATTCTTCTGAAGCTGGATGTACTGACAAAGCAGTTTCAGAAGCGCATGTGGCACGATGGAAGTCTCTCTTTGTTCAGATGGACAGAGCACTTCAGGAAGAGGGGAAACACCTG GAGAACCGGTTGAAGCAAGTGCAAGAAATGCAATTGAATTGTGATAAAGGCCTAAAACACATGACCTGCGACGCTCCACTGCTGGGACCTATGGCTGAATTATG GAAGCTGAAGAACCTGGAGATTTCTGAAAGCGAGTGGGCAGTGCAAGCCGCTGCTGCATCAATCTACTCGACTTGCAACATGGTCATGAGAACCGAAAACGTGCCTTGCTTCTGA